Proteins from a single region of Butyrivibrio fibrisolvens:
- a CDS encoding substrate-binding domain-containing protein, which translates to MRKIKKENLDIALFQFNCFGNWSRDKENNTGEYNIFNLPVLEEFDGIVVDANNITDYEVLQKLIKSIRESGKPAVSIGHEFPDLYYVGIDNRKPIEEIMDHLYNFHNCRRFVFAGGPGDNFENRQRAESYLDCLQKYQLTELNNPVLYGNYEFSTGVRYMNDYIKNHKELPDAFVCANDNIATGICRTAELNGYHVPEDFLVTGFDNLEKARNYLPQITTVNMDRELIGEQALNILIDVWNGRDIPSHRYTDANVIYAESCGCPNSGMVDYRNYLKSVIDSNCAREVFENEIACLEREVLKESAMHDMFNDIELFMCRKHVEGFYIIVDERIFDPNMNTHFPVEGYSTPDLKVQLAVVKGRSVKFNTVKELIGYIDQNLAGNHYLYSPIHFGNEAVGFTIHKNPAFLYEWSNLLDMQEGIIDGFKNLFHKKQLTNAMKQLEDIYNKDQLTGVFNRIALTDIVESRFNKERARGIVWGVVFVDADNFKELNDTYGHEYGDKVLKLIAKTMKKHVPEGGNVFRFGGDEFVALFPNASKGSLKDYREKVVGELVKNGAAISMGSCLTNMNMTLKLTDYISAADGSMYLDKNDKE; encoded by the coding sequence ATGAGGAAGATAAAAAAAGAGAATCTCGATATAGCTCTTTTCCAGTTTAACTGCTTTGGTAACTGGAGCCGAGACAAGGAAAATAATACCGGCGAATATAATATCTTTAATCTTCCTGTTCTAGAGGAATTCGACGGTATTGTGGTTGATGCTAACAATATCACTGACTATGAAGTACTTCAGAAGCTCATTAAATCGATCAGAGAAAGCGGAAAGCCCGCAGTAAGCATCGGCCATGAATTTCCCGACCTTTACTATGTCGGTATAGATAACAGGAAACCTATAGAAGAGATCATGGATCATCTCTATAATTTCCATAATTGCAGAAGATTTGTTTTCGCCGGAGGCCCTGGCGACAATTTTGAAAACAGACAAAGGGCAGAATCTTATCTGGACTGTCTCCAGAAATATCAACTTACAGAACTGAATAATCCGGTCCTTTATGGAAACTATGAGTTCTCTACGGGCGTTCGATATATGAATGATTATATTAAAAATCATAAAGAACTTCCGGATGCTTTCGTGTGCGCTAATGACAATATAGCAACCGGTATCTGCAGGACAGCAGAGCTTAATGGATATCATGTCCCGGAAGATTTCCTTGTTACAGGATTTGATAACCTTGAAAAGGCAAGGAACTACCTGCCTCAGATAACAACTGTAAACATGGACAGAGAGCTGATCGGTGAACAGGCCCTGAACATTTTAATTGATGTATGGAATGGCAGGGATATACCTTCACACAGATATACAGATGCTAATGTAATATATGCTGAGAGCTGTGGCTGCCCTAACAGTGGAATGGTCGACTACCGCAATTATCTTAAGAGTGTTATAGATTCAAACTGTGCCAGGGAAGTTTTTGAAAATGAGATAGCCTGCCTTGAAAGAGAAGTTTTAAAAGAGTCTGCCATGCATGATATGTTCAATGATATTGAACTGTTCATGTGCAGGAAGCACGTCGAAGGATTCTATATTATTGTAGATGAGAGAATATTTGACCCTAATATGAATACCCATTTTCCGGTAGAAGGCTATTCAACTCCTGATCTTAAAGTGCAGCTTGCAGTAGTGAAAGGCAGAAGTGTTAAGTTTAATACTGTAAAAGAGCTTATTGGATATATTGATCAGAACCTTGCCGGAAATCATTATCTTTACAGTCCCATACATTTTGGTAATGAAGCTGTTGGCTTTACTATTCATAAAAACCCTGCTTTTCTATATGAGTGGTCAAACCTTCTTGATATGCAGGAGGGTATTATTGACGGCTTTAAGAACCTTTTCCATAAAAAGCAGCTTACTAATGCTATGAAGCAGCTTGAAGATATTTACAACAAGGATCAGCTTACAGGTGTATTCAATAGAATCGCCCTTACTGATATAGTCGAATCAAGATTCAACAAGGAAAGAGCCCGGGGCATCGTCTGGGGCGTTGTATTTGTTGATGCTGACAACTTTAAGGAACTCAATGACACTTATGGTCATGAGTATGGCGACAAGGTATTAAAACTTATAGCCAAGACCATGAAGAAGCACGTCCCTGAGGGCGGTAATGTCTTCAGATTTGGCGGCGATGAGTTTGTAGCTCTTTTCCCAAATGCTTCAAAGGGAAGCCTGAAGGATTATAGAGAAAAAGTGGTTGGCGAACTTGTTAAAAATGGTGCAGCCATAAGTATGGGCAGCTGTCTGACTAATATGAATATGACTCTTAAACTGACTGATTATATCTCTGCCGCAGATGGCAGTATGTACCTTGATAAGAATGATAAAGAATAA